In Rhodocyclaceae bacterium, the sequence TCGCATAGCCGTCGAAGTCGAGCCGGGCCAGCGCGTCGAGCGAGCGGTCGCGCAGGTGCTCATGCATGCCGCCCTGGACGATGCCGAACAGGGCATTGGTGTTGCCAAGCACCTCACGGTGTTCGCGCCGGCAGCGTTCCGCCCAGCGCAGCGACATCTCCATCGACAGCGCCGCCTGCGCCTCGGTGGCCGGAAAGGCGGTGCAGTCGTCGAAGCACATGACGATGTCGGAGTTGAGCACCTTCTGTATCTGCATCGACACTTCCGGGGTGAGGAAGCAGGGGTCGCCGTTGACCGGCGAGCGGAACTTCACGCCCTCCTCCGTGATCTTGCGCATCTCGCCCAGGCTGTAGACCTGGAAGCCGCCGGAGTCGGTCAGGATCGGCCCACGCCACTGCATGAAGCCGTGCAGCCCGCCATGGTCGGCGATCACGTCCAGCCCGGGCCGCAGCCACAGGTGGAAGGTGTTGCTGAGCACGATCTGCGCACCGATCTCGACGATCTCGCGCGGCGCCATGGCCTTGACCGTGCCGTAGGTACCCACCGGCATGAAGGCCGGGGTGTCGACCGCGCCATGCGGCAGCGTCAGGCGCCCCAGCCGGGCTGCGCCGTCGGTTGCCCGCACCTCGAAAGTCAGGCCCATGGGGCGTGCCCCGTATGCCGTGCCGCCACTGCCATCGCTGCCATCGCTGCATCCATCGATCGGTCCATCCGTTCAGTGATCCACGCGCAGGCGCGGGACGCTCGGCTCATGGTCCCGGGGTGTAACACAGCGGCAGAAATCACGCCTGCGTCAGTCCGTTCAAGCCAATCGCACGTCCGGGCGACGCGCGCGACAACAGCATCGCATCGCCGTAGCTGAAGAAACGGTAGCGCTGCTCGACGGCATGCCGGTAGGCCTGGCGGATCGGCTCGACACCCGAGAACGCCGACACCAGCATCAGCAGCGTCGACCTGGGCAGGTGGAAGTTGGTGATCATCCGGTCGACCACCCGGAAGCGGAACCCCGGCGTGATGAACAGATCGGTCTCGCCGCTCGACGCCGAGAGCGTCCCGTCGGGCGAACGCGAGGCGACCGTCTCGAGCGTGCGCACGACCGTCGTGCCGACGGCCACCACCCGCCCACCCGCCGCCTGCGTCGCGGCGATGGCATCGACGGTTGCCTGCGGCAGCGACCACGCCTCGTGGTGCATCACATGCTTCGACAGATCGTCGTCGCGCACCGGCTGGAACGTCCCTGCCCCGATATGCAGCGTGAGGAAAGCCCGCCCCACCCCGCGCGCCTCGAGCGCCTCGAGCAGCGGCGCATCGAAGTGCAGCCCGGCGGTCGAGGCAGCCACCGCGCCCGGTTCGCGCGCGAACACCGTCTGGTAGCGCGAAGCGTCCAGCAGTTCAGGCTTGCGTTCGATGTACGGCGGCAGCGGCACCTCGCCGTGCCGCTCGAGCACGTCCAGCACACGATGCCCCGGCGCGAACGACAGCAGGAACAGCGCACCGCGCCGCTCGACCATGGTCGCGGCCACCGGATCGGCATCGTCGCCGAACAGGATCACCATCCCCGGCTTCGGCGACTTGCTCGCCCGCAGGTGCACCAGCGCCTGCCCGTCCGACAGCACCCGCTCGACCAGGACCTCCACCCGGCCCCCGGTCGCCTTGCTGCCGAACAGGCGCGCCTTGATCACGCGCGTGTCGTTGAAGACCAGCAGGTCGCCGGGCTCGAGCAGGGACGGAAGGTCGGCAAACCAGCGGTCCTGTATGGCCGGTTCATCGCTGCCGACGCACAGCAGGCGGCTGCCGGCCCGGGTCTCGGGCGGCGTCTGGGCAATCAGCTCCGGCGGGAGCGGGTAGTCGAAATCGGAGAGTCGCATCGTCGCGGGTGTACCACAGAGCGGGCGCCGCTGCCCGATGTCGACCAGGCCCATCGGCCGTCTTTCGCGAGCATTGCCGCAAACGTCACCGCTCGGCGATAATCGAGGGCTTCCCTTGCCGGGATGGCGGAACTGGTAGACGCACCGGACTCAAAATCCGGCGGTGGTGACATCGTGGGGGTTCGATTCCCCCTCCCGGCACTCGCAGACTGATTTCCTCGCGAGCGCGAAGCCCGCTGCAGAGTGCGGCGTCGAGAGGAGCCGGGCGCCTGCCCCTACCCCATCGTCGCCCCCGTACCGGCCGTGAGGTTCCGCTGCAAAGCCTGCGCACCGATCGCGAAATCCGTGTGGCCCAGCGCTTCGGCCGCACGGTCGAACACGACTCCGCTGAAGGTTCCGTGGCGACCGTACCCGGTCATCGGAAACCCGAATACTTCATCGACCTCGGATGTCGAAAGTGGGCGCCAAGCCGCTCTTGTGTACGAGGATGCGTGCACGATTGACCCAGCAACAATCGATGCGGCCCGCCCAAGTTTCACAAGCGTCCACAAGTCGACTCCGAAAATGCGTCCGCCCACTATCGTCAGCAAGAGACCCAGCGCGACCCCGATCGCGATGAGCCGCCACACGCGCGGCCTGTGCGCTTCATAAATCCGAGGCCTTTTGCGCAGAGTATGCGAAGGCACCTGCGCCAAAGGCTGCAGCGCCGTACATCGGCCGCTGATCTTCAGGAATACCAATGCTGAAGGCCGGCAAGAAAGTTAGAACGATTCCGAAAGCCAGGAAGGCGTGTACGACGCGGCAGAGGAGAATCCGTCCTACTTTCATGCGAGTCACCTTCAAGGCAGAAAACACTGAGTGGCCAACGGGAAACAAGGGCTTCCTGCGCTCGACTTAACACTTTGAATGCCGGACGTAGATCCGACCCGCAACATCCATACGGTGCCGGCACCGTAAGCACCCATAGTCATATCTTCGCAGAACGCTACTTCAGTAGTTTTCGACTAAACAGCGATCCTATAAAGCACACGTGATCAACCACAACACCGCCGACTATGTAACAGGCCATTGCTGACGCTGCGTAACGCAGTGGTCTATTGAGAATGTCCTCCTGCGCCCAAACGAACACCGACCACCAGATAAAGGCGCAGCCGGCAAGCATCACCGCCGCCGTGCCACCGATGTAGATCGTTCCGAGAATAGGGTTATTCGCTTGACCGAGTGCAGGATTCTTTTGCAGAGACTCAACAGGTGTATGCGCGCGCCTGATTGAGAAAACGCCGAGTATCAGCACGCTGAGTGCGAGCAGCGTTTGGCCTAGAAGCACGTTCGTCGCCAGAGCGTTCCCGCGTCCAAGCCCATCGCACGCGAGGGTCAACTGCTCGCAGTACGTTGCCGCCACTGTCACTAATGGCTTCCAGCCAAACCATAGTGCACCCACAAGAATCGCGTACGTTACATGCGCGGGCGAACGGAGGTCATGAAGAAGTCTAGCCACTGTGCGCCGTCCGTTCGCCAACGAGTATCGAGACTGGGCGCACGCATCTCCAAGAGAACGCATTTTGCGGGACAGGGTGCTCGCTACGGGCGATCGTTGGAGCTTTGCGGCTTCGACGAAGTTGGGTGATCTTAAGGTCGCGCCAGATGCGCAGGTCGCTCGCCTGCGCAAGCCGCGTCTCGTTCGCGCCGATCACCCCATCGCCATCCAGATCGCGGCGGATCGACCAGCCGGCCACCGCCCCGCCGGCCGCATCGATACGCCCGTCGCGATTGGTGTCCATCGGGGCGATCGCGCTGAATCCGTCGCGAAAGATCGTGCGCCGGGTGTTGGCGAGGGTCACCGTGCCTGAGGTGCCAGTGGCCAAGAGCAAGGGCACCCTGGGGTCACCGAATCGCATGCATCTGAGCACCTGTCGCATTCGGACTCTTCGTTTACCCATGGATTTC encodes:
- the tgt gene encoding tRNA guanosine(34) transglycosylase Tgt; the encoded protein is MGLTFEVRATDGAARLGRLTLPHGAVDTPAFMPVGTYGTVKAMAPREIVEIGAQIVLSNTFHLWLRPGLDVIADHGGLHGFMQWRGPILTDSGGFQVYSLGEMRKITEEGVKFRSPVNGDPCFLTPEVSMQIQKVLNSDIVMCFDDCTAFPATEAQAALSMEMSLRWAERCRREHREVLGNTNALFGIVQGGMHEHLRDRSLDALARLDFDGYAIGGLSVGEPKEDMMRILRHVAPKLPADRPRYLMGVGTPSDIIEAVRRGVDMFDCVLPTRNARNGWLYTRQGTVKLRNAQYQRDLRPVDESCDCYTCRNFTRAYLHHLQRANEILGAHLNTLHNLHAYQVLLRELRAAIAAGTLDRFEWGGAAASRPESPADDPLSSNEQ
- the queA gene encoding tRNA preQ1(34) S-adenosylmethionine ribosyltransferase-isomerase QueA, coding for MRLSDFDYPLPPELIAQTPPETRAGSRLLCVGSDEPAIQDRWFADLPSLLEPGDLLVFNDTRVIKARLFGSKATGGRVEVLVERVLSDGQALVHLRASKSPKPGMVILFGDDADPVAATMVERRGALFLLSFAPGHRVLDVLERHGEVPLPPYIERKPELLDASRYQTVFAREPGAVAASTAGLHFDAPLLEALEARGVGRAFLTLHIGAGTFQPVRDDDLSKHVMHHEAWSLPQATVDAIAATQAAGGRVVAVGTTVVRTLETVASRSPDGTLSASSGETDLFITPGFRFRVVDRMITNFHLPRSTLLMLVSAFSGVEPIRQAYRHAVEQRYRFFSYGDAMLLSRASPGRAIGLNGLTQA